A window of the Gemmatimonadaceae bacterium genome harbors these coding sequences:
- a CDS encoding carbon-nitrogen hydrolase, which yields MSKAPFTVGIIQDAATADATASVAATVTRVREAAARGAQIVCLKELFNAPYFCKVEHAERFDLAEPIPGPTTAAMQQLARELEIVLIVPLFEKQAPGVYRNSAAVIDADGALLGVYRKMHIPDDPLFLEKYYFTPGDGTPDATLDARVVAQAAGFKVWKTRYADIGVLICWDQWYPEAARITALLGADIIFYPTAIGWHPAEKAQYGAAQVDAWRTAQRAHAIANGVFVAAPNRVGFETEPGTGGLEFFGHSFVSDPFGRLIADAGSDPEVLVATCDPRLIEDTRRNWPFLRDRRIDAYAPILSRYLGA from the coding sequence ATGAGTAAGGCCCCGTTCACCGTCGGCATCATCCAGGACGCCGCCACCGCCGACGCCACCGCGTCCGTGGCGGCCACGGTGACGCGCGTGCGTGAGGCCGCGGCGCGCGGCGCGCAGATCGTCTGCCTCAAGGAGCTCTTCAACGCGCCGTACTTCTGCAAGGTGGAGCACGCCGAGCGCTTCGACCTCGCCGAGCCGATTCCCGGTCCCACCACCGCCGCCATGCAGCAGCTGGCCCGCGAGTTGGAGATCGTCCTCATCGTGCCGCTGTTCGAGAAGCAGGCGCCGGGCGTGTATCGCAACTCGGCCGCCGTGATCGACGCCGACGGCGCGCTCCTGGGTGTGTACCGCAAGATGCACATCCCCGACGATCCGCTCTTTCTCGAGAAGTACTACTTCACGCCCGGCGACGGCACGCCCGATGCGACGCTCGACGCGCGCGTCGTGGCGCAGGCCGCCGGGTTCAAGGTGTGGAAGACGCGCTACGCGGACATCGGCGTGCTCATCTGCTGGGACCAGTGGTATCCCGAGGCCGCCCGCATCACGGCGCTGCTCGGCGCCGACATCATCTTCTATCCCACGGCCATCGGCTGGCACCCGGCCGAGAAGGCGCAGTACGGCGCCGCGCAGGTGGACGCGTGGCGCACCGCGCAGCGCGCGCACGCCATCGCCAACGGCGTGTTCGTGGCCGCGCCCAACCGCGTGGGCTTCGAAACCGAGCCGGGAACCGGCGGCCTCGAATTCTTCGGCCACTCCTTTGTCAGCGACCCGTTCGGACGTCTCATAGCCGACGCCGGCTCCGATCCCGAAGTGCTGGTCGCCACCTGCGACCCCAGGCTCATCGAGGACACCCGGCGCAACTGGCCTTTCCTTCGCGACCGCCGCATCGATGCCTACGCGCCGATCCTCAGCCGATATCTCGGCGCCTAA
- a CDS encoding YaeQ family protein, protein MALSATIYNFEIQLADVDRGVYESLAFKVAQHPSETPEYLLTRVLAYCLEYREGIAFSKGLAEPDEPAVVVRDLTGALLVWIEIGTPDAARLHKASKAAPRVVVYTHKDPQALVRQLSGERIHRREAIDVLGVDRELLAALVERLDRRMKLDLSVTGGELYVTLGGRTLSGSVERHSLADG, encoded by the coding sequence ATGGCCCTCTCCGCCACGATCTACAACTTCGAGATCCAGCTCGCCGACGTGGACCGCGGCGTGTACGAATCGCTGGCCTTCAAGGTGGCCCAGCATCCGTCGGAAACGCCCGAATATCTGCTCACCCGCGTGCTCGCCTACTGCCTCGAGTATCGCGAGGGGATCGCGTTCTCCAAGGGGCTGGCCGAGCCCGACGAGCCGGCGGTGGTGGTGCGCGATCTCACCGGCGCGTTGCTGGTGTGGATCGAGATCGGCACGCCCGATGCGGCGCGCCTCCACAAGGCGAGCAAGGCCGCGCCGCGCGTGGTGGTGTACACGCACAAGGACCCGCAGGCGCTGGTGCGCCAGCTGAGTGGCGAACGCATCCACCGGCGCGAGGCGATCGACGTGCTCGGCGTGGACCGCGAGCTGCTGGCCGCGCTGGTCGAACGGCTGGACCGCAGGATGAAGCTCGACCTGTCGGTGACGGGCGGGGAACTGTACGTCACGCTGGGCGGCCGCACGCTCAGCGGCTCGGTGGAACGGCACTCGTTGGCCGACGGGTGA
- a CDS encoding diacylglycerol kinase family protein: MTPRACLIVNPTAGRGRGARLLPRVAQAFAACGITDVRLTTAPGDEACQVRAALDAGCETIAVLGGDGTWSKAAAELARRGSPARLALLSAGTGNDFVKNLPEPSHDPEAMARLVAGDGVERRIDMGAVDDQWFLNVAGFAFDVAVIERTRRMRWLGGTAVYAAAALRELFAYSGLEVRLDGDLAPSRYLLLAFANGAHFGGAFHVAPGARVDDGLLDAIAIPDVGVLARPALLARAARGTHLGHPRVTARRAAAFTLRFAAPPLYEADGELRRAASAEVCVESRPGVLRVLAAREG, translated from the coding sequence GTGACCCCGCGCGCCTGCCTCATCGTCAATCCCACCGCGGGACGCGGGCGCGGCGCGCGGCTCCTGCCGCGCGTGGCGCAGGCGTTCGCCGCGTGCGGCATCACCGACGTGCGACTCACCACGGCGCCCGGCGACGAGGCGTGCCAGGTGCGCGCCGCCCTCGACGCCGGGTGCGAGACGATCGCCGTGCTCGGCGGCGACGGCACCTGGAGCAAGGCCGCCGCCGAGCTGGCGCGGCGGGGATCGCCGGCCCGGCTGGCGCTGCTCTCCGCCGGCACGGGCAACGACTTCGTGAAGAATCTCCCCGAACCGTCGCACGACCCCGAGGCCATGGCGCGGCTCGTCGCCGGCGACGGCGTGGAGCGCCGCATCGACATGGGCGCCGTGGACGACCAGTGGTTTCTGAACGTCGCCGGGTTCGCGTTCGATGTCGCGGTGATCGAGCGCACCCGGCGCATGCGGTGGCTGGGCGGCACGGCCGTCTACGCCGCCGCGGCGCTGCGCGAACTGTTCGCGTATTCCGGGCTCGAGGTGCGCCTGGACGGCGACCTCGCGCCGTCGCGCTATCTGCTGCTCGCGTTCGCCAACGGCGCGCACTTCGGCGGCGCCTTCCACGTGGCGCCGGGCGCCCGGGTGGACGACGGACTGCTCGATGCGATCGCGATTCCCGACGTGGGCGTGCTGGCGCGTCCCGCGCTGCTGGCGCGCGCCGCGCGAGGCACGCACCTCGGCCATCCGCGCGTGACGGCGCGGCGCGCCGCAGCATTCACGCTCCGCTTCGCGGCGCCGCCCCTGTACGAAGCCGACGGCGAATTGCGGCGCGCCGCGTCGGCGGAAGTGTGCGTGGAGAGCCGGCCGGGCGTCTTGCGGGTGCTGGCCGCGCGCGAGGGCTGA
- a CDS encoding DUF4147 domain-containing protein, whose amino-acid sequence MTPTPPREVVESLFRAAVEGADPGAATSQAIAKISTARHQRLWLFAVGKAAHSMAGAAVATLQRSLLSIAGGLIVGPDDTPSPTAAVPAVRGDHPVPGRNSFGAAARLGDAAAGMKSNDLAVVLISGGASSLIGAPLRGMSEADFAHLYEMLLSSGLGIREMNAVRKRFSRWGGGRLALALAPAATHCLAISDVIGDDISSIGSGPCVPDPNTVKDVIEILQRVKLYQRLAPSFREHLAGTQRGVVPETPKSTHPAFAHVSARVIVNNRVALDAAMARATALGIPQVTVADAPLEGSASEAGAALARALIARRAQSGGQASVLICGGETTVAIPHPTLTPGLRARSESGAMPPVPQPQGGRCQELALAAARVLADAGDAARGITLLAAGTDGRDGPTDAAGAAVDAGTWDAIRDAGRDPAAALAAHESYAALDAAGALVRTGPTGTNVGDIVIGSIAASP is encoded by the coding sequence ATGACCCCCACGCCCCCCCGTGAGGTGGTCGAGTCGCTGTTCCGCGCCGCCGTTGAAGGGGCGGATCCCGGTGCCGCCACGTCGCAGGCCATCGCCAAGATCTCCACGGCGCGCCACCAGCGACTCTGGCTGTTCGCCGTCGGCAAGGCGGCGCACTCGATGGCCGGTGCCGCCGTGGCCACGCTGCAGCGTTCGCTGCTGTCCATCGCCGGCGGCCTGATCGTCGGACCGGATGACACGCCGTCGCCCACCGCCGCCGTGCCCGCGGTGCGCGGCGATCATCCGGTGCCGGGACGCAACTCGTTCGGCGCCGCGGCCCGGCTGGGCGACGCCGCCGCGGGCATGAAGAGCAACGACCTCGCCGTCGTGCTCATCTCGGGCGGCGCGTCCAGCCTGATCGGCGCGCCGCTCCGTGGGATGAGCGAAGCCGACTTCGCGCATCTGTATGAGATGCTCCTCAGCAGCGGACTGGGGATTCGCGAGATGAACGCCGTGCGCAAGCGGTTCTCGCGCTGGGGCGGCGGGCGGTTGGCGCTGGCGCTCGCGCCCGCCGCCACGCACTGCCTGGCCATCTCCGACGTGATCGGCGACGACATCTCGTCCATCGGATCGGGCCCGTGCGTGCCCGATCCGAACACGGTGAAGGACGTGATCGAGATCCTGCAGCGGGTGAAGCTGTACCAGCGGCTCGCGCCCTCGTTTCGCGAGCACCTCGCGGGCACGCAGCGCGGCGTGGTGCCCGAGACGCCTAAGAGCACGCACCCGGCGTTCGCGCACGTGTCGGCGCGCGTGATCGTGAACAATCGCGTGGCGCTGGACGCGGCCATGGCCCGCGCCACCGCGCTCGGCATTCCGCAGGTGACGGTGGCCGACGCCCCGCTCGAGGGGAGTGCGTCCGAAGCCGGCGCCGCGCTCGCGCGGGCCCTCATCGCGCGCCGCGCCCAGTCGGGCGGACAGGCGTCGGTGCTCATCTGCGGCGGCGAGACGACGGTGGCGATTCCGCATCCCACGCTCACGCCGGGGCTGCGGGCGCGCAGCGAGTCGGGCGCCATGCCGCCCGTGCCGCAGCCGCAGGGCGGCCGCTGCCAGGAACTGGCGCTCGCCGCGGCGCGCGTGCTCGCCGACGCCGGTGACGCCGCGCGCGGCATCACGCTCCTCGCCGCCGGCACCGACGGTCGCGACGGCCCCACCGACGCGGCGGGCGCCGCCGTGGACGCCGGCACGTGGGACGCGATCCGCGACGCGGGCCGCGACCCCGCCGCCGCGCTGGCGGCGCACGAATCGTATGCCGCGCTCGATGCCGCGGGCGCGCTGGTGCGCACCGGACCCACGGGCACCAACGTGGGCGACATCGTCATCGGGTCGATCGCCGCCTCCCCCTAG
- a CDS encoding redoxin domain-containing protein produces MEAYRDQYATLFNGGKKVVVFGISVDPDTALYSWARDSHFPMLFGSDSNQAVGKLYGAASGKYDARFLFVVGPDGRITHRMIPFNVLSAAAYTELAAAVAEQVGSGRSGSP; encoded by the coding sequence ATGGAGGCGTACCGTGATCAGTACGCCACGCTCTTCAACGGTGGAAAGAAGGTCGTCGTGTTCGGCATCAGTGTCGATCCGGACACCGCGCTGTATTCGTGGGCGCGCGACTCGCACTTCCCGATGCTGTTCGGCAGCGATTCGAACCAGGCCGTGGGCAAGCTCTACGGCGCGGCGAGCGGCAAGTACGACGCCCGCTTCCTGTTCGTGGTCGGGCCGGACGGCCGCATCACGCATCGCATGATCCCGTTCAACGTGCTGTCGGCGGCAGCCTATACGGAGTTGGCCGCGGCCGTCGCGGAACAGGTCGGCAGTGGACGTTCTGGATCGCCGTGA